A single window of Nicotiana tomentosiformis chromosome 1, ASM39032v3, whole genome shotgun sequence DNA harbors:
- the LOC138907212 gene encoding uncharacterized protein: MLLLLLLLLLLLLLLLLLLLLLLLLLLLVLLLLLLLLLLLLLLLLLLFFLLLLLLFFVVVAAVAVVAAAAGGDGAVAAVAVDVVTVVVVVVVVAVVAVVVAVAIFGVAVAVVVVVVAVVVAVVAVVILLLLLLLLLLLLLLLVVLLQLLLLLLLLLLYYCVIAVVVVAAVAIVVVAVVIGAVVVVAVVAVVVAVAAVAVGGAVAVVVAVAVVVAVAAAVIIDVVDVVVAVVAVVAAVAVAVTTAAIVVVGGVVIAVDVAVSVAAVVTAIAVAVVVVVATAIAVVAAAGAVAVAVAVVAVAVASVVVVVIAVAVVVVVVVVVVVAVAVAVVVVVAVVVDVV, from the exons atgttgttgttgttgttgctgttgttgctgctgttgctgttgctgttACTACTGCtgctattgttgttattgttactgttgttggtgttgttgttgctgttgttattgctgttgttgctgttgttattgctgttgttgctgttttTTCtactgttgctgttgttgttttttgttgttgttgctgctgttgctgttgttgctgctgctgctggtGGTGATGGTGCTGTTGCTGCCGTTGCTGTTGATGTTgttactgttgttgttgttgttgttgttgttgctgttgttgctgttgttgttgctgttgctaTTTTTGgtgttgctgttgctgttgttgttgttgttgttgctgttgttgttgctgttgttgctgttgttatt CTGCTGCTGctgttgctattgttgttgttgttgctgctgctgttgGTGGTGTTATTGCAGTTGTTGTtattgctgttgttgctgttgct TTATTACTGTgttattgctgttgttgttgttgctgctgttgctattgttgttgttgctgttgttattggtgctgttgttgttgttgctgttgttgctgttgttgttgctgttgctgctGTTGCTGTTGGTGGTGCTGTTGCTGTTGTggttgctgttgctgttgttgttgctgttgctgctgctgttattattgatgttgttgatgttgttgttgctgttgttgctgttgttgctgctgttgctgttgctgttACTACTgctgctattgttgttgttggtggtgttgttattgctgttgatgttgctgtttCTGTTGCTGCTGTTGTTACTGCTattgctgttgctgttgttgttgttgttgctactgctattgctgttgttgctgctgctggtGCTGTTGCTGTTGcggttgctgttgttgctgttgctgttgcttctgttgttgttgttgttattgctgttgcggttgttgttgttgttgttgttgttgttgttgttgctgttgcggttgctgttgttgttgttgttgctgttgttgttgacGTTGTTTGA